A genomic segment from Streptomyces sp. NBC_00654 encodes:
- a CDS encoding LacI family DNA-binding transcriptional regulator, which produces MSERNRVTLSDVAAVAGVSLSTASRALNGGGRISQATRARIAEAALRLDFRPNALAQSFALGRSRTIGILAHNARGAFTEPVLVGAVAHLGSREQACLLYDMGRDPDVLAESVRRLQARRVDGLLVLGDGLHARLRSLTGEFSVPVVYAHGLTDRPDDACYVPDSEMAGRLAGEHLLSLGRRHIAHITAGEHDTAATGRERGLLAVLAEAGLSAAADTLRGDWSRASGAAVCRRLLASGVRFDAVFCGNDQIALGVESVLLEAGRRVPDDVALVGVDNWETVISGQGTRHLTTVDTGLAGLGAAAGAQVADGRDDPGVHAHPCTLVVGATTSDGPAPPSPV; this is translated from the coding sequence ATGTCGGAACGGAACAGGGTCACCCTGAGCGATGTCGCGGCGGTCGCCGGAGTGTCGCTCTCCACGGCGTCGCGGGCGCTGAACGGCGGCGGGCGGATCTCCCAGGCGACCCGGGCGCGCATCGCGGAGGCCGCCCTCCGGCTGGACTTCCGCCCCAACGCGCTGGCCCAGTCGTTCGCGCTGGGACGCAGCCGGACGATCGGCATCCTCGCCCACAACGCGCGAGGTGCGTTCACCGAACCGGTGCTGGTCGGCGCGGTCGCCCATCTGGGGAGCCGGGAACAGGCGTGCCTGCTCTACGACATGGGGCGCGACCCGGACGTGCTGGCCGAGAGCGTCCGCAGACTGCAGGCCCGCCGGGTGGACGGGCTGCTGGTCCTGGGTGACGGTCTGCATGCCCGACTGCGTTCCCTCACCGGCGAGTTCTCCGTCCCGGTGGTGTACGCGCACGGTCTCACCGACCGCCCGGACGACGCCTGTTACGTACCGGACAGCGAGATGGCCGGGCGGCTGGCCGGTGAGCATCTGCTGTCCCTCGGCAGGCGGCACATCGCCCACATCACCGCCGGGGAGCACGACACCGCGGCGACGGGACGGGAGCGGGGTCTGCTGGCCGTACTGGCCGAAGCGGGGCTGTCCGCCGCGGCCGACACGCTCCGGGGCGACTGGAGCCGGGCCTCGGGCGCGGCGGTCTGCCGCCGGCTGCTCGCGTCCGGAGTCCGGTTCGACGCGGTGTTCTGCGGCAATGACCAGATCGCCCTGGGCGTGGAGTCCGTCCTGCTGGAGGCCGGCAGGCGAGTCCCGGACGATGTCGCGCTGGTCGGGGTGGACAACTGGGAGACGGTGATCAGCGGCCAGGGCACCCGCCACCTGACGACCGTCGACACCGGCCTGGCGGGCCTCGGCGCGGCCGCGGGCGCACAGGTGGCGGACGGCCGTGACGACCCCGGCGTACACGCCCACCCGTGCACGCTGGTGGTCGGCGCGACGACGTCCGACGGCCCCGCCCCGCCGTCCCCCGTGTGA
- a CDS encoding DJ-1/PfpI family protein has protein sequence MNRREVLRTSTALGATGVLAGVASPAAAAAGERSARGKPAGPFRVQVVMYEGVEELDFAAPYEVFSAAKFFTSRPVTVDYVRASGPAGVTAAYGTRLRDIGPWEPEEADVLVVPGGGYARRDSPGVWAEINRGTLPRALAAAVRPGLTIGALCTGVMLCSAAGLTRGRPCTTHQRARADLEQQGGVLKNARVVDDGDLVTAGGITSGLELALWIVRRELGPDAATGIESMLEYEARGTVWSSPR, from the coding sequence ATGAACCGACGCGAGGTGCTCCGTACCTCCACCGCGCTGGGCGCCACCGGCGTGCTGGCGGGCGTCGCGAGCCCAGCGGCAGCGGCGGCGGGGGAGCGGAGTGCGAGAGGGAAACCGGCCGGTCCCTTCCGGGTCCAGGTCGTCATGTACGAAGGGGTGGAGGAACTCGACTTCGCCGCACCGTACGAGGTCTTCTCCGCCGCCAAGTTCTTCACCTCGCGGCCGGTGACGGTCGACTACGTCAGGGCCTCCGGACCGGCCGGCGTCACCGCCGCCTACGGCACGCGCCTGCGCGACATCGGCCCCTGGGAGCCCGAAGAGGCCGATGTGCTGGTCGTGCCCGGCGGCGGCTACGCCCGGCGGGACAGCCCCGGAGTGTGGGCCGAGATCAACAGGGGCACCCTGCCGCGCGCGCTGGCGGCGGCGGTACGCCCCGGGCTCACGATCGGCGCGCTGTGCACGGGCGTCATGCTCTGCTCGGCCGCGGGCCTGACCCGTGGGCGCCCCTGCACCACCCATCAGCGCGCCCGTGCGGACCTGGAGCAGCAGGGCGGCGTACTGAAGAACGCCCGCGTCGTCGACGACGGCGATCTGGTGACCGCGGGCGGTATCACCTCGGGACTGGAGCTCGCGCTGTGGATCGTCCGCCGTGAGCTCGGCCCGGACGCCGCGACCGGCATCGAGAGCATGCTGGAGTACGAAGCACGGGGCACGGTCTGGTCGTCCCCGCGCTGA
- a CDS encoding YceI family protein has product MALFNRKSTATPTAAETPAVDPALAALTGDYAIDPAHSSIGFTVRHAMVTNVRGSFGEHEGSLKLDGADPANSAASIDVKIASVDTGIADRDGHLVSGDFFDAQKFPLMTFRSTRAEQLGGDKYRVTGDLTIKDVTRPLAIDLEFNGSATDVYGNERVGFEGSADILRSDWGLTWNAALETGGVMVSDKVKLNFDISAIKAAAPQA; this is encoded by the coding sequence ATGGCTCTGTTCAACCGCAAGTCCACTGCCACCCCGACCGCCGCCGAGACCCCCGCGGTGGACCCCGCGCTCGCCGCCCTGACCGGCGACTACGCGATCGACCCGGCCCACAGCAGCATCGGCTTCACCGTGCGTCACGCCATGGTCACCAATGTGCGGGGCTCCTTCGGTGAGCACGAGGGCTCCCTGAAGCTGGACGGGGCCGACCCGGCCAACTCGGCGGCCTCCATCGACGTCAAGATCGCCAGCGTCGACACCGGCATCGCGGACCGTGACGGCCACCTGGTCAGCGGCGACTTCTTCGATGCCCAGAAGTTCCCCCTCATGACGTTCCGCTCCACGCGGGCGGAGCAGCTCGGCGGCGACAAGTACCGCGTCACCGGCGACCTCACCATCAAGGACGTCACGCGTCCCCTCGCCATCGACCTGGAGTTCAACGGCTCCGCCACCGACGTCTACGGCAACGAGCGCGTCGGCTTCGAGGGCAGCGCGGACATCCTGCGCTCCGACTGGGGCCTGACCTGGAACGCGGCGCTGGAGACCGGCGGCGTGATGGTCAGCGACAAGGTCAAGCTGAACTTCGACATCTCCGCGATCAAGGCCGCCGCACCGCAGGCCTGA
- a CDS encoding peptidoglycan-binding protein: MRKNRTPHRMFASLAAAGILLALPATAHAAPTPDPTSHGLRAFQANHGLRPTGSVDAATARLLDAAPDSELRTVFAAPSDLGPEELANARTVIGVGKGAQIPEQGQVIALMTAMQESKFVNYTVPVDHDSLGIFQQRPSMGWGTPEQITDVATSSKSFYGVAPFGNNPGLIQIAGWESMAPGEVCQAVQRSAYPDRYAQWEQFARDLLAQEGPSVDPIY; encoded by the coding sequence ATGCGAAAGAACAGAACCCCCCACCGCATGTTCGCGAGCCTGGCCGCTGCCGGAATTCTGCTCGCCCTTCCGGCCACCGCCCATGCCGCGCCCACCCCCGACCCCACATCCCATGGCCTGCGCGCCTTCCAGGCGAACCACGGACTCCGCCCCACCGGTTCCGTGGACGCCGCCACCGCACGGCTGCTCGACGCCGCCCCGGACAGCGAATTGCGCACGGTCTTCGCCGCGCCGTCCGATCTCGGGCCGGAGGAACTCGCCAACGCCCGTACCGTCATCGGCGTCGGGAAAGGCGCGCAGATACCGGAGCAGGGTCAGGTCATCGCCCTGATGACGGCGATGCAGGAGTCGAAGTTCGTCAATTACACGGTCCCCGTGGACCATGACTCGCTGGGCATCTTCCAGCAGCGGCCCAGCATGGGCTGGGGCACTCCGGAGCAGATCACGGATGTCGCCACCTCGTCCAAGTCCTTCTACGGGGTGGCCCCGTTCGGCAACAACCCCGGGTTGATCCAGATCGCCGGCTGGGAGTCCATGGCGCCCGGTGAGGTGTGCCAGGCGGTGCAGCGTTCCGCCTATCCCGACCGGTACGCGCAGTGGGAGCAGTTCGCCCGCGACCTGCTCGCACAGGAAGGCCCCTCGGTCGACCCCATCTACTGA
- a CDS encoding DUF4185 domain-containing protein has protein sequence MQQSPQPQGPHAQGPDPQDLDPRGSRSLSRRSLLRAGTGAALAAAGIAAGTAQATATERGARLITGARIRNLTGPAETGRFAAPWTDLGIPARCPDGTMLLVGGDTFDGGGVGGPDWRAPVGLRARNPSLGSLVIDDSVGGAHAESLVPEGHDGGTTAIPSDVFTIGDTMYMHLMRGVIYQTHHSDFWRSRDSGETWEYLCQWPGDQYNGQFQQKTYAVADDGYCYVLSTVFNRDVTSDLLLHRVPQDALGNPAAYEPWGYANGAWAWGNHPTSVSGPRRWGEICFRAMDGKYALTWLNMDPLDMRAQIFPLPTSNLFATPEQTIIVPTVPGLEFGNAVASPYGGFIIPGSTFGDFHIAVSQWYDDQNYRVMQYRINGLSV, from the coding sequence ATGCAGCAATCCCCCCAACCGCAGGGCCCTCATGCGCAGGGTCCCGATCCGCAGGACCTGGATCCGCGGGGCTCCCGCTCCCTGAGCCGCCGTTCCCTCCTGAGGGCCGGTACGGGCGCCGCCCTCGCCGCGGCGGGCATCGCCGCGGGCACCGCGCAGGCGACCGCCACCGAGCGCGGCGCGAGGCTGATCACCGGCGCCAGGATCCGCAACCTCACCGGCCCCGCGGAGACCGGCCGCTTCGCCGCCCCCTGGACCGACCTGGGCATCCCCGCCCGCTGCCCCGACGGCACCATGCTCCTCGTCGGTGGCGACACCTTCGACGGCGGTGGCGTCGGCGGCCCCGACTGGCGGGCCCCGGTGGGTCTGCGCGCCCGCAACCCCTCCCTCGGCTCGCTCGTCATCGACGACAGCGTCGGAGGCGCCCACGCCGAGAGCCTGGTTCCCGAAGGACACGACGGCGGCACCACCGCCATTCCCTCCGACGTGTTCACCATCGGCGACACGATGTACATGCACCTGATGCGCGGGGTGATCTACCAGACGCACCACTCCGACTTCTGGCGCTCCCGGGACAGCGGGGAGACCTGGGAATACCTCTGCCAATGGCCGGGCGACCAGTACAACGGGCAGTTCCAGCAGAAGACATACGCGGTGGCGGACGACGGGTACTGCTACGTCCTGTCCACCGTCTTCAATCGCGATGTGACATCGGACCTGCTGCTCCACCGGGTTCCGCAGGACGCCCTGGGAAATCCCGCCGCCTACGAACCCTGGGGTTACGCCAATGGCGCCTGGGCCTGGGGGAACCACCCGACCTCGGTCTCCGGACCGCGCCGCTGGGGCGAGATCTGTTTCCGGGCCATGGACGGGAAGTACGCCCTCACCTGGCTCAACATGGACCCGCTCGACATGCGCGCGCAGATCTTCCCGCTGCCGACATCCAACCTGTTCGCCACACCGGAACAGACGATCATCGTGCCCACCGTGCCCGGACTGGAATTCGGCAACGCGGTGGCGAGCCCGTACGGCGGGTTCATCATCCCGGGCTCGACCTTCGGCGACTTCCACATCGCGGTCAGCCAGTGGTACGACGACCAGAACTACCGGGTGATGCAGTACCGCATCAACGGGCTGAGCGTGTAA
- a CDS encoding radical SAM protein gives MTATVTEPRVRGYHLFDGGNGPHILVSAGSLVYAIPPEARELFEDAAEARDEAAASALLARFGLDVPVALDEVPGEVPLRSISLAIAQTCNLGCTYCYAEQGDFGGAAKLMSEQVAHATVDRLVDDAAAGERITIAFLGGEPLANRRVLRSATEHAAVRAAERGVRVGYSITTNGTLVRPDDAEFFARHGFAVTVSLDGVGAVHDRLRPARNGRPTYERVLRRLEPLLNDRRGTMNVSARVTVTPRNLSLPETLEEFISLGFDSVGFSPMLSSPTGADEMAGSDLNIMLEQMTACAERFEERVEKGIAYPFLNAVNALREIHRGTHRPYPCGAGAGYLGASADGELFACHRFVGDDERKMGDVLTGVDPARQLKWLDDRHVHRQQPCSDCWARYLCGGGCHHEVIGRGRPACDYIRGWLHHCLCMYARLTEKRPDYLDVIGPGR, from the coding sequence ATGACCGCGACGGTGACTGAGCCCCGGGTCCGCGGCTATCACTTGTTCGACGGAGGGAACGGCCCGCACATCCTTGTCTCCGCGGGTTCGCTCGTCTACGCGATTCCGCCGGAGGCCCGGGAGCTCTTCGAGGACGCGGCCGAGGCGCGGGACGAGGCCGCCGCGAGCGCCCTGCTCGCCCGGTTCGGTCTCGACGTCCCGGTAGCGCTCGACGAGGTCCCCGGCGAGGTCCCCCTGCGCTCCATCTCCCTCGCCATCGCGCAGACCTGCAACTTGGGCTGCACCTACTGCTATGCGGAGCAGGGCGACTTCGGCGGTGCCGCCAAGCTCATGTCCGAGCAGGTCGCCCACGCGACGGTCGACCGCCTGGTGGACGACGCGGCGGCCGGGGAGCGGATCACCATCGCGTTCCTCGGCGGCGAGCCGCTCGCCAATCGCCGTGTACTGCGGTCCGCCACCGAGCACGCCGCCGTGCGCGCCGCGGAGCGCGGAGTCCGCGTCGGATACTCGATCACGACGAACGGAACACTGGTCAGGCCCGATGACGCCGAATTCTTCGCACGGCACGGATTCGCCGTCACCGTCAGCCTCGACGGCGTGGGCGCCGTCCACGACCGGCTGCGCCCCGCAAGGAACGGACGGCCCACCTACGAACGGGTGCTCAGGCGTCTGGAGCCGCTGCTGAACGACCGACGGGGGACCATGAATGTCTCCGCCCGCGTCACCGTGACACCGCGGAACCTGTCTCTTCCGGAGACGCTGGAGGAATTCATCTCCCTGGGGTTCGACAGTGTCGGGTTCTCGCCGATGCTCAGCTCGCCCACCGGCGCCGACGAGATGGCCGGGTCCGACCTGAACATCATGCTCGAACAGATGACCGCCTGCGCCGAGCGCTTCGAGGAGCGGGTCGAGAAGGGCATCGCCTATCCGTTCCTCAACGCCGTCAACGCGCTGCGGGAGATCCACCGGGGTACCCACCGCCCGTACCCGTGCGGTGCCGGAGCGGGATATCTGGGCGCGTCCGCCGACGGTGAGCTGTTTGCCTGCCACCGTTTCGTCGGGGACGACGAGCGCAAGATGGGCGACGTCCTCACCGGGGTGGATCCAGCGCGGCAGCTGAAATGGCTGGACGACCGGCATGTGCATCGGCAGCAGCCGTGCTCCGACTGCTGGGCGCGGTACCTGTGCGGCGGGGGATGCCATCACGAGGTGATCGGGCGTGGCCGCCCGGCCTGTGACTACATCCGGGGCTGGCTCCACCATTGCCTGTGCATGTACGCGCGGCTGACGGAGAAGCGACCGGACTACCTCGACGTGATCGGCCCCGGCCGGTGA
- a CDS encoding NAD(P)/FAD-dependent oxidoreductase, with translation MSVRADICVIGGGPAGSTAARQLALLGHSVHLVERAVFPRRRLGDCLALGISQVLGALGHPAPAGVRPAELLARWAGAEHRAPTFVADRGVFDAFLLDAARTAGVQVSQPALARRPRRHDDGWRIEVRQADRRFDLDCGFLIDAGGRTGLLRQNRRRAGARTTALYGYWRPGVRDGPDVRVEAGYDEWLCAALLPDDTINAMVFVERARCVALDKDARRRLYRSMLSASDLVGPWLGTQITGTFACDATSSIAEGTVGRDWIKIGEAALTLDPLSAQGVQTAMTTAMQGSLAAHSILRRPGTAATVASFYQAHLQRLARHHDGLAAEHYKRQCRVQDRQFWIPRAIAPS, from the coding sequence ATGTCCGTCCGGGCGGACATCTGCGTGATCGGCGGCGGGCCCGCGGGCTCGACCGCCGCCCGCCAGCTCGCCCTGCTGGGGCATTCCGTCCACCTTGTGGAACGTGCGGTGTTCCCCCGCCGCCGGCTCGGTGACTGTCTGGCGCTGGGGATCTCTCAGGTCCTGGGCGCCCTGGGCCATCCCGCCCCCGCCGGGGTGCGCCCCGCGGAGCTGCTCGCGCGGTGGGCGGGCGCCGAGCACCGCGCACCGACGTTCGTCGCCGACCGCGGCGTCTTCGACGCGTTTCTGCTGGACGCGGCGCGGACGGCCGGAGTACAGGTGTCGCAGCCCGCGCTCGCCCGGCGCCCGCGCCGGCATGACGACGGCTGGCGCATCGAGGTGCGGCAGGCCGACCGACGCTTCGATCTGGACTGCGGGTTCCTCATCGACGCCGGCGGACGGACGGGTCTGCTTCGCCAGAACCGCCGCCGCGCGGGGGCGCGTACCACCGCTCTCTACGGATACTGGCGACCGGGGGTGCGGGACGGTCCCGACGTCCGTGTCGAGGCGGGCTACGACGAGTGGCTCTGCGCCGCGCTGCTGCCGGACGACACGATCAACGCGATGGTCTTCGTCGAGCGCGCCCGGTGTGTCGCGCTGGACAAAGACGCACGGCGGCGGCTCTACCGTTCGATGCTGTCCGCCTCGGACCTGGTCGGTCCCTGGCTGGGCACACAGATCACCGGAACGTTCGCCTGCGATGCCACGAGCTCGATCGCCGAGGGCACCGTCGGCCGTGACTGGATCAAGATCGGTGAGGCGGCGCTGACCCTCGACCCACTGTCCGCGCAAGGCGTTCAGACCGCGATGACCACTGCCATGCAAGGCAGCCTGGCTGCCCACAGCATCCTCCGTCGGCCCGGCACCGCCGCCACGGTCGCCTCCTTCTACCAAGCGCACCTGCAGCGTCTCGCCCGACATCACGACGGGCTGGCCGCTGAGCACTACAAGCGTCAGTGCCGGGTACAGGACCGGCAGTTCTGGATCCCTCGGGCCATCGCACCATCCTGA
- a CDS encoding siderophore-interacting protein yields MTIHRAVVARVRQLTPSMARVTFHGGGLAAFTSTGVGDEYVRLFFPHGPDRTDVSLPDPTENGGWQTPEGQPEAPVRTYTIRAVRPEAGEIDIDFVLHGHGTASGWAAAAAPGDVIGLNSPTGLYSPPADLAWQVLVSDLSGLPAVGRIAEDTPDHITTRAVLEVPDTSCVQPLTGRPDVRATWTYGGNGHGPSRLAELVAAAIPPGTDLTGGYVWVAGRTDALRAVRRYLRKDLKLPADRFKVVGYWMPDGDSWTERYEALPAAVRAELDSMWDSPADEPEDLTIRYEARLSTLGL; encoded by the coding sequence ATGACCATTCACCGCGCCGTGGTGGCCCGCGTCCGGCAGCTCACCCCGTCCATGGCCCGCGTCACGTTCCACGGCGGGGGCCTCGCCGCGTTCACGTCCACGGGTGTCGGCGACGAGTACGTCCGGCTGTTCTTCCCCCACGGCCCCGACCGCACGGACGTCTCCCTGCCCGACCCGACGGAGAACGGCGGCTGGCAGACCCCCGAAGGGCAGCCCGAGGCGCCCGTACGGACGTACACCATCCGGGCCGTCCGCCCGGAGGCCGGCGAGATCGACATCGACTTCGTACTGCACGGCCACGGCACGGCATCGGGCTGGGCCGCCGCCGCCGCGCCCGGAGACGTGATCGGTCTCAACTCCCCCACCGGCCTCTACAGTCCCCCGGCCGACCTGGCGTGGCAGGTCCTGGTCTCCGATCTGAGCGGTCTGCCCGCCGTCGGCCGCATCGCCGAGGACACCCCGGACCACATCACGACCCGGGCCGTCCTCGAAGTGCCCGACACCTCCTGCGTGCAGCCCCTCACCGGCCGGCCCGACGTCCGGGCGACCTGGACCTACGGCGGCAACGGACATGGCCCCAGCCGCCTGGCCGAACTGGTCGCCGCCGCGATCCCGCCCGGCACGGACCTGACCGGCGGCTATGTATGGGTCGCGGGCCGGACGGACGCCCTGCGCGCCGTACGCCGCTACCTGCGCAAGGACCTGAAGCTTCCCGCCGACCGCTTCAAGGTCGTCGGCTACTGGATGCCGGACGGCGACTCCTGGACCGAACGCTACGAAGCACTGCCCGCCGCCGTCCGTGCCGAGCTGGACAGCATGTGGGACAGCCCGGCCGACGAGCCCGAGGACCTCACCATCCGGTACGAGGCCCGCCTCAGCACGCTCGGCCTGTGA
- a CDS encoding ABC transporter ATP-binding protein: MTPAKGTLPIAGPRRTREELVHRLGAHRGRLAVSLLTLLGGTAVTLATPQVLGDIVDAVADGAGRGRITVLGVVLVLVAVAGAALAYAGGRMLVVLVQGVLAALREDVFETAVHLPASTLESSDSSDVVSRVTRDVEAVSEAASDVLPDVTNASFTIGLSLVGLAVLDLRLALAGLICLPVHVFATRQFLSRSHVVYGDIRRLESTRGQSVIEAVHGAETIRTYRTQDQHLGELAGHSELAIARQRDGVRLRNRFTGLLNAAEFIGLAAVLVTGFVLLDSGAISVGAATAAALYFHRLFGPVGALLGSLDDIQRATAGLSRLVGITDLGRGRDSDSTGTGDGRDGRADTRHRPAIDVKGVSFSYDGTRPALHDVSLHIPAGTSLALVGASGSGKSTLAHLIAGLGEPDRGEIITGDAEGVHSATRYLVTQEIHLFGGTLADNLRIARPTATDEELRAALREAGADWALEPESGLDTVLGAAGTPLDDGSVQHLALARALLADPDVVILDEATAQSGPQTRTLLRTALERVARGRTSVIVAHHLEQARDADHVLTLRHGEVAEYGTHSELLASEGEYAALWQAYTGTAAGTGGARQP; encoded by the coding sequence GTGACCCCCGCGAAAGGCACCCTGCCCATCGCCGGCCCCCGCCGCACCCGCGAGGAGCTCGTCCACCGGCTCGGCGCGCACCGCGGCCGGCTCGCCGTGTCGCTGCTCACCCTGCTCGGCGGTACGGCCGTCACCCTCGCCACCCCCCAGGTCCTCGGTGACATCGTGGACGCCGTCGCGGACGGGGCGGGGCGGGGCCGTATCACCGTGCTCGGCGTCGTCCTCGTACTCGTCGCCGTCGCCGGGGCCGCGCTCGCCTACGCGGGCGGCCGGATGCTGGTCGTCCTCGTCCAGGGCGTCCTCGCCGCCCTGCGCGAGGACGTGTTCGAGACCGCGGTCCACCTTCCGGCGAGCACGCTGGAGTCCTCGGACAGTTCCGATGTCGTCTCCCGGGTGACCCGCGATGTCGAAGCGGTTTCCGAAGCGGCCTCGGACGTGCTTCCCGATGTCACCAACGCGAGCTTCACGATCGGCCTCAGCCTGGTGGGCCTCGCGGTCCTCGATCTCCGTCTGGCCCTCGCCGGCCTGATCTGCCTGCCCGTTCATGTGTTCGCCACCCGGCAGTTCCTCTCCCGCTCGCACGTCGTGTACGGGGACATCCGCCGGCTGGAGTCCACACGCGGCCAGTCCGTGATCGAGGCGGTGCACGGCGCCGAGACCATCCGTACGTACCGGACCCAGGACCAGCACCTCGGCGAGCTGGCCGGACACAGCGAACTGGCCATCGCACGGCAGCGCGACGGCGTACGGCTGCGCAACCGGTTCACGGGCCTGCTCAACGCGGCGGAGTTCATCGGCCTGGCCGCCGTGCTGGTCACGGGCTTCGTGCTGCTGGACTCCGGGGCCATCTCGGTGGGCGCCGCCACGGCCGCCGCCCTCTACTTCCACCGTCTCTTCGGTCCGGTCGGGGCGCTGCTGGGGAGTCTGGACGACATCCAGCGGGCGACGGCGGGGCTGTCCCGGCTCGTGGGCATCACCGACCTGGGCCGCGGGCGCGACAGCGACAGCACCGGCACCGGCGACGGGCGGGACGGCCGGGCGGATACGCGCCACCGCCCGGCGATCGACGTGAAGGGGGTCTCGTTCTCGTACGACGGAACGCGCCCCGCCCTGCACGATGTCTCGCTCCACATCCCCGCGGGTACGAGCCTCGCGCTCGTGGGCGCCAGCGGCTCGGGCAAGAGCACGCTGGCCCATCTGATCGCGGGCCTGGGCGAACCGGACCGCGGCGAGATCATCACCGGGGACGCGGAGGGCGTTCACTCCGCCACCCGGTATCTGGTCACCCAGGAGATCCATCTGTTCGGCGGCACCCTGGCCGACAACCTGAGGATCGCCCGGCCCACCGCCACCGACGAGGAACTCCGCGCCGCCCTGCGCGAGGCCGGAGCCGACTGGGCGCTGGAACCGGAATCGGGACTCGACACCGTCCTCGGCGCCGCTGGCACCCCGCTGGACGACGGATCGGTCCAGCACCTCGCGCTGGCCCGCGCGCTGCTCGCCGACCCGGACGTCGTCATCCTCGACGAGGCCACCGCACAGTCCGGTCCGCAGACCCGCACGCTTCTGCGGACGGCGCTCGAACGCGTCGCCCGCGGACGCACCAGTGTGATCGTGGCGCACCACCTGGAACAGGCGCGCGACGCGGACCACGTCCTGACCCTCCGCCACGGTGAGGTCGCCGAGTACGGCACGCACAGCGAACTGCTGGCCTCCGAGGGCGAGTACGCCGCGCTCTGGCAGGCGTACACCGGCACGGCCGCCGGTACCGGCGGGGCCCGGCAGCCGTGA